One part of the Pseudoliparis swirei isolate HS2019 ecotype Mariana Trench chromosome 6, NWPU_hadal_v1, whole genome shotgun sequence genome encodes these proteins:
- the hyal6 gene encoding LOW QUALITY PROTEIN: hyaluronoglucosaminidase 6 (The sequence of the model RefSeq protein was modified relative to this genomic sequence to represent the inferred CDS: inserted 1 base in 1 codon) — protein MKPARAPLIPHRPFVVMWNAPTESCRLRFKVDLDLSVFDIVANLNETLSGPNVTIFYHSHLGYYPYYSNSGVPINGGLPQNQSISKHLSKTRADIDKLIPHKDFRGLAVIDWENWTPQWVRNWGAKDIYRNKSMEQIRKLHPNWPESKVEKEAKEGFERAGQSFMNLTLALAEGRRPDGLWGFYLFPDCYNYGYKQHPQRYTGECPNVEHVHNDHLMWLWKESTALFPSIYLDYELKSSANAVKFVHYRVKEAMRIASIAQPDFTLPVFVYSRPFYAYTFAVLSESDLVHTIGESAALGASGVVLWGSSEYARSQRNCLTVKKYIDGPLGHYVINVTSAAKLCSKALCKKNGRCVRKRLDSGAYLHLNPRFFHIRRRDXGAPRFHVGGHLDRHDALDMKHKFTCQCYQGWTGVYCEVPQAPPPLPTPPRPAEHGLLGGIPVLLSARCLCVVLLLGLCLVIKCLMLPAYA, from the exons ATGAAGCCGGCCCGGGCGCCTCTGATCCCTCACCGGCCTTTTGTTGTCATGTGGAACGCTCCCACCGAGTCCTGCCGCCTCCGGTTCAAGGTGGACTTGGACCTCAGCGTTTTCGACATCGTGGCGAACCTCAACGAAACCCTGAGCGGACCAAACGTCACCATCTTCTACCACAGCCACTTGGGATACTACCCGTACTACTCCAACTCCGGGGTGCCCATCAACGGTGGGCTGCCGCAGAACCAGAGCATCTCCAAGCACCTGAGCAAGACCCGGGCGGACATCGACAAGCTCATCCCCCATAAGGACTTCCGAGGCCTGGCCGTCATCGACTGGGAGAACTGGACGCCCCAGTGGGTCCGAAACTGGGGCGCCAAGGACATCTACCGCAACAAGTCCATGGAACAGATCCGGAAACTTCACCCGAACTGGCCGGAGAGCAAAGTGGAGAAGGAAGCGAAGGAAGGATTTGAGAGGGCCGGGCAGAGCTTCATGAACCTGACCTTGGCCCTGGCTGAAGGTCGCAGGCCGGACGGACTGTGGGGGTTTTACCTGTTCCCAGACTGCTACAACTACGGGTACAAGCAGCACCCGCAGCGGTACACTGGCGAATGCCCCAACGTGGAGCACGTGCACAACGACCATCTGATGTGGCTCTGGAAGGAGAGCACGGCCCTCTTCCCGTCCATCTACCTGGACTACGAGCTCAAGTCCTCCGCCAACGCGGTCAAGTTCGTCCACTACCGGGTCAAGGAAGCCATGAGGATCGCGTCCATCGCCCAACCGGACTTCACACTGCCCGTTTTCGTGTACTCCAGACCTTTCTACGCCTACACCTTTGCGGTTCTTTCTGAG AGCGATCTGGTTCACACCATCGGGGAGAGCGCCGCCTTGGGAGCGTCGGGCGTCGTCCTCTGGGGGTCGTCAGAGTACGCTCGATCGCAG AGGAACTGCCTGACCGTGAAGAAGTACATCGACGGTCCGCTGGGCCACTACGTCATCAACGTCACCTCCGCCGCCAAGCTGTGCAGCAAGGCGCTCTGCAAGAAGAACGGCAGGTGCGTCCGCAAGCGCCTGGACTCGGGCGCGTACCTGCACCTGAACCCGCGCTTCTTCCACATCCGCCGCCGCG CCGGCGCCCCCCGCTTCCACGTCGGAGGCCACCTGGACCGCCACGACGCCCTGGACATGAAGCACAAGTTCACCTGCCAGTGCTACCAGGGCTGGACGGGCGTCTACTGCGAGGTGccacaggctcctcctcctcttccgacGCCGCCTCGGCCCGCGGAGCACGGCCTGCTGGGAGGTATCCCGGTGCTGCTGTCGGCCCGTTGTCTCTGTGTCGTCCTGCTGCTCGGACTCTGCCTGGTCATCAAGTGTCTGATGCTGCCGGCTTACGCTTGA